The following proteins come from a genomic window of Candidatus Eremiobacterota bacterium:
- a CDS encoding FAD-binding oxidoreductase, whose translation MKTYDVIIIGAGSIGLPLAWTLSGESLKVLVIERLASPGQGQNKAAIGGIRATHSDPAKITVCQQSLEVFSTWQERYGDDIGWVKGGYAFPAYTEQIEKTLRELLVIQKKYRLAIEWVDGKTLREIIPGLSERDLRGGTLSGEDGNLCPLMAAEAFYRAAKRQGARFHFQEEVTEVALKNGKKQVKTTKGSYEARYCIFAAGAEAREAGKMLGLEIPVTPDCHEAGITEPVALFFKPLVVDIRERPGSKNFYFYQNDLGQIVFCITPSPLIVGHDRDSTSEFLPMVAQRLIEVMPRLRHIKVRRTWRGLYPMTPDGIPFVDEVKGSDGVYIAAGMCGQGLMLGPGIARNLTSLILRGKPLVEEEIFRAFSLCREFTCVELLK comes from the coding sequence ATGAAAACCTACGACGTAATAATCATTGGTGCAGGAAGCATCGGCCTCCCGCTTGCCTGGACGCTCTCAGGCGAATCTCTCAAGGTGCTGGTCATCGAAAGGCTCGCCTCGCCCGGCCAGGGACAGAACAAAGCAGCCATCGGGGGCATCAGGGCCACCCATTCAGACCCCGCCAAGATAACGGTCTGCCAGCAGAGCCTTGAGGTCTTCTCCACGTGGCAAGAGCGCTACGGTGACGACATAGGATGGGTAAAGGGAGGCTACGCCTTCCCCGCTTATACGGAGCAGATAGAGAAAACCCTCAGGGAGCTCCTTGTCATCCAGAAGAAATACCGGCTCGCCATAGAGTGGGTTGATGGAAAGACGCTCAGGGAAATAATCCCGGGCCTCTCAGAGAGAGACCTGCGGGGCGGCACCCTCTCAGGAGAAGACGGGAACCTCTGCCCTCTCATGGCGGCCGAGGCCTTCTACAGGGCGGCAAAACGGCAGGGCGCCCGCTTCCATTTCCAGGAAGAGGTCACCGAGGTGGCTTTAAAGAACGGGAAAAAACAGGTAAAGACTACGAAGGGCTCCTATGAAGCGCGGTACTGTATCTTTGCCGCAGGCGCTGAAGCCCGCGAGGCGGGGAAGATGCTGGGCCTTGAGATCCCCGTGACGCCTGACTGCCACGAGGCGGGCATTACCGAGCCCGTGGCCCTTTTCTTCAAGCCCCTCGTCGTGGACATAAGGGAGAGGCCCGGCTCAAAGAACTTCTATTTCTACCAGAACGACCTGGGGCAGATCGTCTTCTGCATCACCCCTTCTCCCCTCATCGTGGGCCATGACAGGGATTCCACGTCGGAGTTCCTTCCCATGGTGGCCCAGCGCCTCATCGAGGTGATGCCGCGCCTCAGGCACATCAAGGTGAGAAGGACCTGGAGGGGCCTCTATCCCATGACACCCGACGGGATCCCCTTTGTAGACGAGGTCAAGGGCTCCGACGGCGTCTATATCGCCGCGGGAATGTGCGGCCAGGGGCTCATGCTGGGACCGGGAATTGCCAGAAACCTCACAAGCCTCATACTGCGGGGTAAACCCCTCGTAGAGGAAGAAATATTCAGAGCTTTCTCCCTCTGCCGGGAATTCACCTGCGTCGAGCTCTTGAAATAG